One window from the genome of Magnolia sinica isolate HGM2019 chromosome 4, MsV1, whole genome shotgun sequence encodes:
- the LOC131242177 gene encoding probable disease resistance protein At4g27220 isoform X1, protein MLLIAAMDVIGPIIEIAKNLWVPLSQQWSYAKSISENVETLRRKMEELSHQEKDVKTVLIKGELQSGKTPKNEVRLWQENVQRVENEARDIEKKSRENLSCLRGCFPNYPSRITLSKLAVEKIKIVVELQEKGRLFGDLFVDSPLDSGKTLPTTALVGKTTPKKTREAIWECLMEDQVRIIGVYGMGGVGKTTIMKHIYNQLIEDSAFDSVIWVTVSKDSNLEQLQKGVAKSLDLEFSDNADEMRRSRELFAALKRRKRFILILDDMWVAFPLEGVGIPKPDIENGCKLVLTTRSLEICQGMETQRAIRVELLSEEEAWELFKDKVGGGVDFSPQVEKIAKLVAKECCQLPLAIITVGRSMREVNDIRLWRNTLNDLQSSAMEIKSMEENVFASLKFSYTRLRNDTIRACFLYCALYPEDFAIPSKELIEYWMGEGFIDDVGNREAQMDKGHAILNEITYACMLEGVFEGIYGECVKMHDLVRDMAIDITRASPRFLVKASAGLTEMPKVDGWMEDVQRISLMRNNIEILSGRPNCPRLSTLLLQENRHLKYISHSFFEHMNSLRVLDLSYTKIEELPQSVSNLGNLHTLLLHYCVRLKKLPSLANLKTLRVLDLYYAPIEELPQGMEGLVKLKRLELSWTYNLYMFPAGIVSRLSLLEDLMMYGNPWRWSSNSTEIGGNIDEIKSLNQLANLSIHIADVPSFLDYARSMKWQTLKSFHLMVGLPSESISLPSDCTIEFHGCDLICYENSLMVPNSTRVLGISECNITRLSELSSLLNVTEFKECYIHKCEGMECILMDDENTFPSLETLDLKLLPSLSSLYKGVMPYGTLGSLKNLYIGFCNNLKNLLSLELLQHLQNLEQVKIRYCDLMEEVVEEEGEILEDMTDASSTIILPRLKSLSVSGLQELKSICGRTIICDSLCTIRVRRCPKLKKLPLSINNIPLTLKEIKGEKEWWDALEWDKANVKTFFQHLFIEIGQ, encoded by the coding sequence ATGTTGTTGATAGCGGCTATGGACGTCATCGGACCCATCATTGAAATAGCGAAGAACCTATGGGTGCCTCTTTCTCAACAATGGAGCTACGCCAAAAGCATTTCAGAGAATGTAGAGACCCTGAGAAGGAAAATGGAAGAACTAAGTCACCAAGAAAAAGATGTGAAGACGGTATTGATTAAAGGCGAGTTACAATCAGGAAAGACGCCCAAGAACGAGGTCCGATTATGGCAGGAAAATGTACAAAGGGTAGAGAATGAAGCGCGCGATATCGAAAAAAAATCAAGAGAGAACCTGAGTTGCTTGAGAGGGTGTTTTCCAAATTACCCTTCCCGTATAACGCTGAGCAAGCTTGCAGTGGAGAAGATTAAAATAGTGGTGGAGCTTCAAGAGAAGGGCCGACTCTTTGGTGATTTGTTTGTTGATTCACCGCTAGATAGTGGAAAGACTTTACCGACAACGGCATTAGTTGGTAAAACGACACCAAAGAAAACAAGGGAGGCGATTTGGGAATGCTTGATGGAAGATCAAGTCAGAATAATTGGTGTCTACGGTATGGGCGGGGTTGGTAAGACAACCATCATGAAACACATATACAATCAACTCATTGAAGACTCGGCTTTTGATAGTGTCATCTGGGTTACTGTATCTAAAGATTCAAACTTGGAGCAGCTTCAAAAGGGTGTCGCAAAGTCATTGGATTTGGAGTTCTCCGACAATGCAGATGAAATGAGAAGATCGCGGGAGTTATTTGCAGCTTTGAAGCGGAGGAAAAGGTTCATACTCATATTGGATGATATGTGGGTTGCATTTCCTCTAGAGGGGGTAGGGATTCCAAAACCTGATATAGAAAATGGCTGCAAGTTGGTATTGACCACTCGGTCTTTAGAAATTTGTCAAGGTATGGAAACGCAAAGAGCAATCAGGGTAGAACTTCTTTCTGAAGAGGAAGCATGGGAATTATTCAAGGACAAAGTTGGAGGTGGTGTTGATTTCTCTCCCCAAGTAGAAAAAATAGCAAAGCTTGTCGCTAAAGAATGCTGTCAATTGCCTCTTGCAATTATCACTGTCGGTCGGAGTATGAGAGAGGTGAACGATATTAGGCTTTGGAGAAACACACTGAATGACTTGCAAAGTTCGGCGATGGAGATCAAAAGCATGGAAGAAAATGTGTTTGCAAGTCTAAAATTCAGTTATACTCGCCTAAGAAATGACACAATCCGAGCTTGTTTCTTGTATTGTGCATTGTATCCAGAAGATTTTGCAATTCCCAGCAAGGAACTGATAGAATACTGGATGGGGGAAGGGTTTATCGATGACGTCGGGAATAGAGAAGCCCAAATGGATAAGGGGCATGCTATATTGAATGAAATCACATATGCGTGTATGCTGGAAGGTGTTTTTGAAGGAATTTATGGCGAATGTGTTAAGATGCATGATTTGGTTAGAGATATGGCCATTGACATCACAAGAGCGAGTCCTCGGTTTTTGGTCAAAGCCAGCGCCGGGTTAACAGAAATGCCAAAAGTGGACGGATGGATGGAAGATGTTCAAAGGATATCATTGATGAGAAACAACATAGAGATACTTTCAGGTCGACCCAACTGCCCTAGACTATCTACCTTGTTATTGCAAGAAAATCGCCACTTGAAGTACATCTCTCATTCCTTTTTTGAGCATATGAACAGCCTCAGAGTTCTAGACCTGTCGTATACGAAGATTGAGGAGCTTCCACAGTCAGTTTCCAACTTGGGAAACCTCCACACACTCCTTTTGCATTACTGTGTAAGGTTAAAGAAGTTGCCTTCACTTGCAAATCTCAAGACATTGAGAGTGTTGGACCTATATTATGCCCCCATTGAAGAATTGCCGCAAGGGATGGAAGGGTTGGTTAAACTCAAACGCCTTGAACTCTCTTGGACATATAACCTTTACATGTTCCCAGCAGGGATTGTATCCAGGCTCTCGCTCCTAGAAGACCTAATGATGTATGGGAACCCATGGCGATGGTCATCAAACTCAACAGAGATAGGTGGTAACATTGATGAAATTAAGAGCTTGAACCAGTTAGCAAATCTTAGCATCCACATTGCAGACGTGCCAAGCTTCCTAGACTATGCTAGATCTATGAAGTGGCAAACATTGAAAAGCTTCCATCTCATGGTTGGGCTCCCTTCAGAATCTATATCACTTCCGTCAGATTGTACCATAGAATTTCATGGTTGTGATCTCATTTGCTATGAGAACTCTCTCATGGTCCCAAACAGCACTCGTGTCTTAGGCATTAGTGAGTGCAATATCACTCGGTTGTCAGAATTGTCAAGCTTATTGAATGTGACGGAGTTTAAAGAATGTTACATCCATAAATGTGAAGGGATGGAGTGCATTTTAATGGATGATGAGAACACCTTCCCAAGCTTAGAGACGTTAGATCTTAAGCTTCTGCCCAGTTTAAGTTCTCTCTACAAGGGCGTCATGCCATATGGCACCCTTGGAAGCCTGAAGAACTTGTACATTGGCTTTTGTAATAACTTGAAGAATCTGCTCTCCCTTGAATTGCTACAGCACCTTCAAAACCTTGAACAAGTTAAAATCCGCTACTGTGATCTGATGGAGGAGGTagtagaggaagaaggagagatcCTTGAAGACATGACCGATGCCAGCTCTACCATAATACTCCCAAGGTTGAAGAGTTTGAGCGTAAGTGGGTTACAAGAATTGAAGAGCATTTGTGGGAGGACCATCATATGTGATTCTCTATGCACTATCAGAGTTCGTAGATGTCCGAAGCTGAAGAAGCTCCCTCTCTCAATTAATAATATCCCACTCACTCTTAAAGAGATCAAAGGAGAGAAGGAATGGTGGGATGCACTGGAGTGGGACAAGGCAAATGTCAAGACATTCTTCCAACACCTATTTATAGAAATAGGACAGTGA
- the LOC131242177 gene encoding probable disease resistance protein At4g27220 isoform X2: protein MDVIGPIIEIAKNLWVPLSQQWSYAKSISENVETLRRKMEELSHQEKDVKTVLIKGELQSGKTPKNEVRLWQENVQRVENEARDIEKKSRENLSCLRGCFPNYPSRITLSKLAVEKIKIVVELQEKGRLFGDLFVDSPLDSGKTLPTTALVGKTTPKKTREAIWECLMEDQVRIIGVYGMGGVGKTTIMKHIYNQLIEDSAFDSVIWVTVSKDSNLEQLQKGVAKSLDLEFSDNADEMRRSRELFAALKRRKRFILILDDMWVAFPLEGVGIPKPDIENGCKLVLTTRSLEICQGMETQRAIRVELLSEEEAWELFKDKVGGGVDFSPQVEKIAKLVAKECCQLPLAIITVGRSMREVNDIRLWRNTLNDLQSSAMEIKSMEENVFASLKFSYTRLRNDTIRACFLYCALYPEDFAIPSKELIEYWMGEGFIDDVGNREAQMDKGHAILNEITYACMLEGVFEGIYGECVKMHDLVRDMAIDITRASPRFLVKASAGLTEMPKVDGWMEDVQRISLMRNNIEILSGRPNCPRLSTLLLQENRHLKYISHSFFEHMNSLRVLDLSYTKIEELPQSVSNLGNLHTLLLHYCVRLKKLPSLANLKTLRVLDLYYAPIEELPQGMEGLVKLKRLELSWTYNLYMFPAGIVSRLSLLEDLMMYGNPWRWSSNSTEIGGNIDEIKSLNQLANLSIHIADVPSFLDYARSMKWQTLKSFHLMVGLPSESISLPSDCTIEFHGCDLICYENSLMVPNSTRVLGISECNITRLSELSSLLNVTEFKECYIHKCEGMECILMDDENTFPSLETLDLKLLPSLSSLYKGVMPYGTLGSLKNLYIGFCNNLKNLLSLELLQHLQNLEQVKIRYCDLMEEVVEEEGEILEDMTDASSTIILPRLKSLSVSGLQELKSICGRTIICDSLCTIRVRRCPKLKKLPLSINNIPLTLKEIKGEKEWWDALEWDKANVKTFFQHLFIEIGQ, encoded by the coding sequence ATGGACGTCATCGGACCCATCATTGAAATAGCGAAGAACCTATGGGTGCCTCTTTCTCAACAATGGAGCTACGCCAAAAGCATTTCAGAGAATGTAGAGACCCTGAGAAGGAAAATGGAAGAACTAAGTCACCAAGAAAAAGATGTGAAGACGGTATTGATTAAAGGCGAGTTACAATCAGGAAAGACGCCCAAGAACGAGGTCCGATTATGGCAGGAAAATGTACAAAGGGTAGAGAATGAAGCGCGCGATATCGAAAAAAAATCAAGAGAGAACCTGAGTTGCTTGAGAGGGTGTTTTCCAAATTACCCTTCCCGTATAACGCTGAGCAAGCTTGCAGTGGAGAAGATTAAAATAGTGGTGGAGCTTCAAGAGAAGGGCCGACTCTTTGGTGATTTGTTTGTTGATTCACCGCTAGATAGTGGAAAGACTTTACCGACAACGGCATTAGTTGGTAAAACGACACCAAAGAAAACAAGGGAGGCGATTTGGGAATGCTTGATGGAAGATCAAGTCAGAATAATTGGTGTCTACGGTATGGGCGGGGTTGGTAAGACAACCATCATGAAACACATATACAATCAACTCATTGAAGACTCGGCTTTTGATAGTGTCATCTGGGTTACTGTATCTAAAGATTCAAACTTGGAGCAGCTTCAAAAGGGTGTCGCAAAGTCATTGGATTTGGAGTTCTCCGACAATGCAGATGAAATGAGAAGATCGCGGGAGTTATTTGCAGCTTTGAAGCGGAGGAAAAGGTTCATACTCATATTGGATGATATGTGGGTTGCATTTCCTCTAGAGGGGGTAGGGATTCCAAAACCTGATATAGAAAATGGCTGCAAGTTGGTATTGACCACTCGGTCTTTAGAAATTTGTCAAGGTATGGAAACGCAAAGAGCAATCAGGGTAGAACTTCTTTCTGAAGAGGAAGCATGGGAATTATTCAAGGACAAAGTTGGAGGTGGTGTTGATTTCTCTCCCCAAGTAGAAAAAATAGCAAAGCTTGTCGCTAAAGAATGCTGTCAATTGCCTCTTGCAATTATCACTGTCGGTCGGAGTATGAGAGAGGTGAACGATATTAGGCTTTGGAGAAACACACTGAATGACTTGCAAAGTTCGGCGATGGAGATCAAAAGCATGGAAGAAAATGTGTTTGCAAGTCTAAAATTCAGTTATACTCGCCTAAGAAATGACACAATCCGAGCTTGTTTCTTGTATTGTGCATTGTATCCAGAAGATTTTGCAATTCCCAGCAAGGAACTGATAGAATACTGGATGGGGGAAGGGTTTATCGATGACGTCGGGAATAGAGAAGCCCAAATGGATAAGGGGCATGCTATATTGAATGAAATCACATATGCGTGTATGCTGGAAGGTGTTTTTGAAGGAATTTATGGCGAATGTGTTAAGATGCATGATTTGGTTAGAGATATGGCCATTGACATCACAAGAGCGAGTCCTCGGTTTTTGGTCAAAGCCAGCGCCGGGTTAACAGAAATGCCAAAAGTGGACGGATGGATGGAAGATGTTCAAAGGATATCATTGATGAGAAACAACATAGAGATACTTTCAGGTCGACCCAACTGCCCTAGACTATCTACCTTGTTATTGCAAGAAAATCGCCACTTGAAGTACATCTCTCATTCCTTTTTTGAGCATATGAACAGCCTCAGAGTTCTAGACCTGTCGTATACGAAGATTGAGGAGCTTCCACAGTCAGTTTCCAACTTGGGAAACCTCCACACACTCCTTTTGCATTACTGTGTAAGGTTAAAGAAGTTGCCTTCACTTGCAAATCTCAAGACATTGAGAGTGTTGGACCTATATTATGCCCCCATTGAAGAATTGCCGCAAGGGATGGAAGGGTTGGTTAAACTCAAACGCCTTGAACTCTCTTGGACATATAACCTTTACATGTTCCCAGCAGGGATTGTATCCAGGCTCTCGCTCCTAGAAGACCTAATGATGTATGGGAACCCATGGCGATGGTCATCAAACTCAACAGAGATAGGTGGTAACATTGATGAAATTAAGAGCTTGAACCAGTTAGCAAATCTTAGCATCCACATTGCAGACGTGCCAAGCTTCCTAGACTATGCTAGATCTATGAAGTGGCAAACATTGAAAAGCTTCCATCTCATGGTTGGGCTCCCTTCAGAATCTATATCACTTCCGTCAGATTGTACCATAGAATTTCATGGTTGTGATCTCATTTGCTATGAGAACTCTCTCATGGTCCCAAACAGCACTCGTGTCTTAGGCATTAGTGAGTGCAATATCACTCGGTTGTCAGAATTGTCAAGCTTATTGAATGTGACGGAGTTTAAAGAATGTTACATCCATAAATGTGAAGGGATGGAGTGCATTTTAATGGATGATGAGAACACCTTCCCAAGCTTAGAGACGTTAGATCTTAAGCTTCTGCCCAGTTTAAGTTCTCTCTACAAGGGCGTCATGCCATATGGCACCCTTGGAAGCCTGAAGAACTTGTACATTGGCTTTTGTAATAACTTGAAGAATCTGCTCTCCCTTGAATTGCTACAGCACCTTCAAAACCTTGAACAAGTTAAAATCCGCTACTGTGATCTGATGGAGGAGGTagtagaggaagaaggagagatcCTTGAAGACATGACCGATGCCAGCTCTACCATAATACTCCCAAGGTTGAAGAGTTTGAGCGTAAGTGGGTTACAAGAATTGAAGAGCATTTGTGGGAGGACCATCATATGTGATTCTCTATGCACTATCAGAGTTCGTAGATGTCCGAAGCTGAAGAAGCTCCCTCTCTCAATTAATAATATCCCACTCACTCTTAAAGAGATCAAAGGAGAGAAGGAATGGTGGGATGCACTGGAGTGGGACAAGGCAAATGTCAAGACATTCTTCCAACACCTATTTATAGAAATAGGACAGTGA